The genome window AAATGTGAAAGTAACAGAGCCTGTGCCAAAACAAGATTTGACTACACACAGTGTACAACAGTGGTACATGTGATATATGGTCTTAGGACTTTTTACTGATATATGCTTTTTTGGACTTTCTTCTTACGCTCATTGGGTCTTAGTGCAGCATAACAGATTTCATCTGATATAGCCATCACCCATAACTATCAGACATTTACTTTTATGTTTCACAGATAGCAACAGAGAGGCTAAAGTTCAGCTCAGTGCAGCTTTGAGGTACTAATAATTACCCTTTAGGGAAGGAATGGGCAACTCCAGAGCTGGagggcagagttcagctccatcCTAATTCAATCAAACCTGCCTGCAATTTTCAAGTAATCCTGAAGATTTTGGTTAGATTTTTCAGGAGCAGTTGAACAGAGTTGGAGCTAAACACTACAGGACAGTGTCTACAATAACAAAGTTGCCCATCTGTGTTTTAGGAATGATAGAATACAAATACTTTTGgtttaaaggtttgaagatactgccccagtgacaaccTAACCTAGTCTAGTCCTAAAGATGCAATTTTTACACATTCATTATAATAATGTAAAGAAGGCACAAGTTCACATATATTCACAAATTCACACAAATACTCAAAGTATTTGAAGAAAGAAATTCAGCCACACCTGCTGTTTAGGACTCTGTTTTAACCTTTAATGCTGGTGATGTTGATTATCTTACTTGTTTAGGCacataaatcatgcacaatgttAAATTCAAACTAAGACGGTAACCATACTTTCAGGTTTACTTTAAGAATCTgccattaaaatattatattggtTGATATCTAGTCTGAGTGTTTAACATATTTAAACCACATACCCAGTAGCAGACTAGCTGTGAGCTGGTAGAACCCAGACACTGGAGCTGTGTACCGGCCACTGCTGGCATTAAAGCCCTGTCCTCTCTGATGGAACTGCTCTGCGTTTGAGGGCTGTGGAAAACACAGAAATGGAATTATTAAATATGCCACTGCCAGTCTCTTCCATTGCCAACCCTTCTTCACTGCTTGCCAGTCTGTTTCACGATCAGCCAAAGCTAACATTGCTGCTAAATCAATACATCTAGAAGTGAGGGCCACTTCAGAGACATGAAAGCCTCATTTAAAGTTCACATTTAATTTCACAGCTCTGGGGGTGCTATGTCATTGTTATTGAAATGAGTAAATTGTTTCTAGTTTGGAAAGGATTACTTTCCACTTACAGTGTTGAAGGGCTGGAGCTCCTGCAGACTGCGACGGTGGACCAACAGGTTGTGGTGCAGTCGGCAACGGAAAGCTGTGGCCACACGAGGGGGTTGATCGCAGAGCAGACAGTGAGTTCCTAACATCTCTGAGTGGAAAGGTAATGACAGGATTGTAATGTTGCTTTGTCAAAAGCACAAAAGAACTAATTCCcatcttattacattattttgaagGGTTTGGGACAAGGTGTAATCCACTAGACTAGGCACTTTCTCAGACTCGAAAACAGCCAGTGGAAAGTGTTTGGGATTGTATTTGACTGACACTTGGCTGCATATAAAGTCATTAAGCAATCTCACAGTGAATAGAAGATGTAAATATTTGGAGTGTTTGAATGTGTGTATGAGCAGACAGAGTGGATGGAAGTGTGAGGGGATGAGAATGCTAGAATGTATGAGCGTACGGCGCCACTGCACTTTTCTGTGTGAATAAGAGCCTTTATGTTTTATATTGCTGTCAGAACAGCCTGCAGCTCACTGCACCAGAGCACAAACAGACCTGTGTCTGCTCTCCTGGCAATACTCCAACACTCATTccacacacaaacatgcacacacacacaaaatctggAATCCGTGGAATTCTTTGGCCAGGCCAAGTCAAATCCACGTCCTGGAAAATTACACCTATTAAGAGATCAACCCAGCCCACAATCAGACTAGCAGCCTCCCCGACAAATGAGCATGACAACACATATCCCAAACATCAAGTGACTTAGCCCGAACAAAAACAAGACCATATTAAAATGTcatattcaaattcaaataacAAACGTTTTGATAATGTCAAAGCAGTTTCTTAACACCAGCTTAACTAATTTTGTGCACCTGCATCTGGTGTCTTTGTGTAGTGTTCATCCATTATTCTGACAAAACAATTTGTGCTTTATAGCACAAAGAAACTGAAATCACCTCTGCATTTTTTGAATGTCTCTTGCCTGACGCATTCAGTTTAGTTCATGAAGCTTACTGCTAAAAAACTGATATGAATcaagtgtgttaaataagagataCATACAAAATATGTAGAGCAATAGATCCCCCAGGACAAtgattgaaaatgtaattttaacaagTCTTGGTCAGTTTTGCCAGATGGATGTATCATGAGATTTCTCTTCTGTATTCTCTCTGGCATGATGGGTAATAGTGTGTGAATGGGCATGTCCGCAAATTCCAGTTTACCTTTTAGTTTGACTTGGAAGTCCTGTATCAACTCTGCATGATGAGGCAGAAGGGGGCCCGGAGGCCCAGGAGGCCCCTGGGGACCAGGAGGGCCTGGTGGACCTGGAAGGCCATGCTGGACATGTAGAAAGTTTCAAGTTATATTACATAATAAGAGAAATCTATTTGAATAGGTGAAAGATTAGGCACTTTCTGACATGCTGTCACATAGGCCTCATCAGTTTTATCTGTGCATGCTGTGCTAAATATGTGTTCATAGTGTTTTAGTACTTCTTTACTTACATCTTAATGCTTTTCTGTTCAGTATATCTATATGCACTTATATGTATTGATATTATTCTACACTAGTCTTTAGCATGGTGTAATGCCTATACATCAGATAAGAGATTACCTTGGAGAGTCTTTTATTTCCTTTTGGTTTCTTATTTCCACCCTTGTTGGAGTTGTCCCTAAAGACTATCCATGTCCTGTGGGGGCTAACGATGGTTATGTCAGATGATACAGTATCCTGTAAAAATTAAGCATTGCATAAATTCAACTATGTAAGCAAACTTTAACTACGGCAAATATATAAACTGTTCCATTTTTTACAGCGTGGTCATATTCTCTACAATGTTTATGAATGTCATTAACATATACTTTCCCCTCATGTCTAATGGTTGTCATACCATATGGAATTAATTTACGAGATTTTACAAAGTCTGTGTACTGCCTTAAAGCCTTGACAGGTGAACAGCAGGTGTGTGTATCACATTTGACTTACAGGGCTCTCGGTGCTGCCTGTATTGTTTTCCTCTTGGAGCTCCAGACTCTCCTCACTCTCTTGTGTGGTGCAGGTAGACAGCAGTAAACTCAACAGCAAGGCCAGTAGTGCCCCTCTTGCCCCATGCCTGAGCTTCATGCTGCAGTGTAGGTGAAGTTCTAACTCCTTCTTAGCAGCTCAGTGCACAATTTCCATTCCAACACAGAGAGGTGACCAGATGTCCTGTGGGTAACACGATGGAATTGGTCCTTAGAGCAGAAGGATATCCAAGAGTGGAAGTGAGAAATCAGAGTGCTGGTTCTTCAAAGCGTGAATGCTCGTTGAGAAGAGTCCTCTAGGTAATGATGGCTCTCGACTTGGAAAAGATGATTTGATCTGTGATCGACTAATGTTCTACTTTAAATCTAAAAAAGAGTGGTTTTTGGCATGGAGAAGAAATTCTGTTCTTAGATCAGTTTATATTATGGTGGACAGAGTGTTCAGAGTGCCATGAGAGTTGTCCGCAGGGCCTCACCATGCTTCTACCCATTCACAGTCAGTCTGTCCCCTGTGACAGCCAAGCTTCTCTATGCCTCCTGACTATAGTCTAAACTCCCTAAGCTTGAGTTATAGATGTTCAGCCTATGTGTTATAATCACCCACTATGTGTAGGTGTGTATTCCATAAATGAATGTGTGTCTGTGAGTGTATTTGTTGATGGTTAGTGTCTGTTGCTCAGTGATTACCTGTGATAAACCCTGTGTGTGTGGTATACTCAGTCTCTCTCTGTGGGTGGTATCTCCACGTCTTCTTTCTGTTTTAATAATGTTTGATTATCTTCTGCTCTCCTCGGTGCCTTTGCACAGTTCCATGCGTTTATATTTTCTGTAATTCCTTCAGTGATGAAAATTATTTTGCCAGTTGATGTCCTCTTTGCCAGGTTCCAGTTTATTCCACATCTATGTCAGTGGCCCTCTCAGGAAGGATCTCTCTGTTTTGAAGGGCTCCTTTTCGCGCTCCACTCTTTTAGCTTCCTCTCAGACCAGACTCCTCCTCCCCTTCTAGTTTGTTCACTCCTCCTGATATCTGTCGCTGAATCCTGTCACTTTGTCTCTCTTCAGCCTCCTGGTCATTTATCAGACCATCTCTCCCTGTCTCTCTACTACAGTGTGTTCCTGGGTCCCTTCTTTTGTTTGTCTTGTGTTTAGCTCATTCATCTGTCTCTGCCAGCACTTACTCTCTCCGTAATCCTCAGCTGCAGGGTCCTAATGCCTCTTTTTGGGGTTTGTTTTAGGATGAATTAAAGGGAAATCTAATAgattaaaaatgttagaaatagAAGGAAGGTAATGTTCACTGGGACTACTGAGAGACATTTGGGTGGGGCAGAAATGTGCATTTCAGATATGCAGAATTGTACTATTAAAATGATGACAGTTAGGAGGAAAGTTACACATTTTCATGTAGCAAACCACCACACCTCTCTCTTTATCTGTCTTCTGCTCTTGCTTTTTCCTGGCTGAGAGAATAGCATCTGTGTGGTCTTTAGACTAGACCACTACTGTGCACAAAACTAATAAAGCTTTTAAAATGCCAGTGTCTTCGAGCGTGTAATTGTTTACAAAATTCAAATAAGGGAACACTGGCACCATCTCTTGGCCAAATTCTTTCAAAATGATTAGgataattaaaatgagaaatagtTGCCacacaagtcaagtcaagtcaagtcacctttatttatatagcgcatttaacaatacagattgtgtcaaagcaactgcacagtatttaaacagaacaatagtgtgtaagtaacgcattattgtaaataatcaattttcagttaaaggcagttcatcaatgaattcagtgatatcatcgtcagttcagttcaaaaagtatacgatatcgctggaaagtgtccccaactaagcaagccagaggcgacagcggcaaggaaccaaaactccacagttgacagaaatggagaaaaaaaccttgggagaaaccaggctcagtcgggggaccagttctcctctggccagacgaaaccagcagtttgtaccaatgtctgattgtagagaactcgtcaggatcctgtggtgtagcgccgatggccgtctaggttggcgaggtctttagtgatgatccgtctctggagctcatctggttgacatccatggctattgaagtcatctccaggtggtgatccatgatctaagctgggtgcggactggatccgggggactgcagtgaccatctgatccggatacaggctgggtctggtggctacggtgacctcggaataagaatgaaactgactaatattagcgtagatgccattctttttacgatgcaacgagtgcatcagatgttatgggaggtgttttcggttccggctgacctaattaatgcagcctaacaatcctttaacggatttgaattataggaatgtgttaatgtttttatgtgtaagccaggttaaagagatgtgtctttaatctagatttaaactgacagagtgtgtctgcctcccgaacagtggtaggtagattgttccagagtttaggcgctagataagaaaatgatctgtcactggcagttgattttgatattctaggtattatcaaattgccagaattttgagaacgcagcggacgtgagggactataatgcgatagaagctcgctcaaatactgaggagctaaaccattgagggctttataagtaattagcaagattttaaaatctatacgatgttttatagggagccaatgcagtgctgacagaaccgggctaatatggtcatactttctagttctagtaagaactctagctgctgcattttggaccagctggagtttgtttattaagcgtgcagaacagccacccaataaagcattacaataatctacccttgaggtcatgaacgcatgaattaatgtttcagcatttgacattgacaacataggtcgtaatttcgatatatttttaagatggaaaaatgcggttttgcaaatgctagaaatgtggctttcaaaggagagattgctatcgaataggacgcctaggttcctaactgatgacgacgaatttacagagcagccatctagtattagactgtgttttaggtcattacttgtggaggttttaggtccaataattaacacctctgttttttcaggatttaacagtaagaagttattcgccatccagtttttaatatcagctatgcattctgttagtttttcgaattgatatgttttgccgggctgcgaagaaatatagagctgagtatcatcagcgtaacaatgaaagctaacaccatgtttcctgatgatatctcccaagggtaacatgtaaagcgtaaaaagtaatggccctagtactgagccttgaggtactccatactgcacttgtgatttaaatgatacctcttcatttattaccacaaactgatgacggtctgataagtacgattcgaaccaagccagtgcactaccattaatgcataattttcaagtctatttaaaagaatgttgtggtcaatagtatcaaacgcagcactaagatccagtagcactaatagggagatgcaaccacgatcggttgacaagagcaggtcatttgtaactctaataagagcagtctcagtactatgatatggtctaaaacctgactggaaatcctcacagataccatttttctctaagaaggagcataattgtgaggatactaccttttctagtatctttgacagaa of Garra rufa chromosome 10, GarRuf1.0, whole genome shotgun sequence contains these proteins:
- the LOC141344375 gene encoding erythroferrone translates to MKLRHGARGALLALLLSLLLSTCTTQESEESLELQEENNTGSTESPDTVSSDITIVSPHRTWIVFRDNSNKGGNKKPKGNKRLSKHGLPGPPGPPGPQGPPGPPGPLLPHHAELIQDFQVKLKEMLGTHCLLCDQPPRVATAFRCRLHHNLLVHRRSLQELQPFNTPSNAEQFHQRGQGFNASSGRYTAPVSGFYQLTASLLLESSESQKKPHARQRDSVTASICIESLCQSNVSLETVTGVSATGGVFSILLTGTLYLQAGEYVSILIDNGTGSALTILQDSLFSGILIGV